CAGGAAGAGGTTGGCGTGCGCGGTGCGCTGGCGGTGGCGCGCGACGTTCATCCGGACGTGGGCCTCGCACTCGACGTCACCATCGCTTGTGACACTCCGGGAGCGGACGCGAAAGATCACATCTCCAAGCTCGGCGGCGGAACCGCAATTAAAATCATGGACGGACTTTCCATCTCCAATCCGAAGCTCGTTCAAGAGCTGCGAACTTTGGCCCGCCGCCGGCGAATCAAGTTCCAGATGGAAATTCTGCCGCGCGGCGGCACCGACGCGGGAGCGATGCGACAAGTCACCGGGCAATGCGCGGTGGGAACGATCTCGGTTCCACTCCGCTACGTGCATTCCACCGTGGAAATGGTTCACAAAGACGATCTGAAGGCTTCCGTAGATCTTTTGGCCGCATACCTGCAAACCACCAAGGGAACCGGCTACGAGTTGAATGCCGGCAGGTAAGCCCGCTCACCAAGATAGCAAACGCAAGGCCCGGTGAGATCATCACCGGGCCTTCTCTATTCGCAAAATTACCGATTCTATTGCCGCACGACGCGGACGCCGTCGGTCGGATTATCCACGAAGCCGGGCACGCGCTCGCGGACCAAGGCCAGCATTTCCGGATCGGAACGCCCCGTCGCTTCCATGGATATCTCCGTGGAATGGAACGTTTTTATCCCACGAAGCAGGGGATAATCGAGTGCAATCTCTATCCCCCGATCCGGCAGGTACATAGTGGCCTTGACGACTCCCTTTTCCTGAGTCATTCGGCGAACCTCAGCCATCATTCCCCGGAACATTCCCTCTTCAAGCTTCATTTTATCGCCCACCTTGAACGGCGGAATCGCGCCGAACACCATATCCATCCGCCCGATGGTGCGGCCGTCACGCATGGTGCGAACGATGCGGGTGCCGCCGACGTCCCAGGGAGCGTCGGCGTTGTTGCGGAAGCTGCGCCCGCCGACAATGAGATTGATCTGCGGAATCGCGCGCGCCAACGCCGAGTCCATTGCGTCGCCACAGGTGGACAGAACGACAATCAAATGGGCCTTCCCCTCCAGTTCGGAGACGACTCGCCGCGCGGCCACCAACGGTTCCTCAATTGTCACTTCTTCGGGGAGCTTCAGACTGTCATACCGCATGATGTTCTTGGTGCCGCACAAACCCACGAATGCCACTCGCGCTTCTTTCACCCGGCGGATGACATAGGGATCGGCGATAGCTCCGCCCCGATGGCGAAGATTGGCCGACACGAAAGCGAAATCAGCCCGGCGCTTGGCTTCCTTGAACGCGTCCGTGCCGAAGGCAAGCTCGCGCTCGGAAACGTTCACGACCGTAGCCCGCAGGTGATTGTAGACCTCAATTGACAGAAAACCCTTCGTGCTGTCTACTTCGGGAGTGCCGGTCAGGAAATTTCCGGCATCGCAATAGACGACCGAAGGGTCTTCAGAACGGGCGGCAGCCACTTCCGCGCTGCGCTTCGTGATCCCTCCGCCATTGTGCCGACAGCCGCAGCCTTCCAGCTTGCCACGAACGTCATTGGTATAGAGGACCGTGACGACCGTTCCCTCGGGAACGTCTTTTGCCCCGCACCCGATCCACGCCGCCGCAACTATCAGTATTATCAACGCCAACAAACAGGTTTTACATTGCAACATCCACGGCACCTCACCGTTTACCCGTCGGCTGATACTCCAGCATAACTCTCCTACGCGATGGAGGCGGGCTGGGTTCCAGCAGTGAGACGAGTAGACTCATACCTCTCGGATGACGGCAGATCCCTTGCTGACTATGCCGCGGGCTCGACCGGTGAGTGGCCAGCCCTTGAAGGGCGTGTTCCGTGACTTTGATTTGAAGGTTGCGGGATCCACCGTCCAGGCAACGGTTGGATGGATGATGGTCAGGTCGGCCTTTTCTCCGGTGGCGATCTTCGGGAGGGGAATTCCGAGTATCTCGCGGGGGGCATAGGCTACACGTTCAAGCATCTTTTCCAGACTGACCACACCGGGAATCAGGTGGGTGAAGGCCAACCCAAGCGCCGTCTCCAGACCGACGATTCCGAACGGCGCCAGATCGAATTCCTGCATCTTGGCTTCCCAGGTATGCGGCGCGTGATCCGTGCAGTAGGCGTCCAGAGTGCCGTCGGCCAGCCCCTGACGGCAAGCCTCACGGTCGGCTTCGCTGCGCAGCGGCGGATTCATCTTGAAATCGGTGTCGAATTCCCGGCAATGCTCATCAATGAGGAGTAGATGATGCGAGGTGACCTCGGCGGTGACCGGCAGGCCGCGCCCCTTTGCCCAGCGAATCCACTCCACCGACTCCCGCGTCGAGACGTGGCAGATGTGTATCGGAGCGCCGGTGTACTCGGCCAGCAGAATACAACGCATGACGTCCGTGGTCTCCGCCACTGAGGGCATTCCGGACATTCCGAGGCGGGTGGACCACTCGCCCTCGTTGATAACTCCGCCCTCCGAGAGACTCGCGTCATCGGCGTGCTCGAAAACTCGCGCACCGAGCATGTGCGCGTATTCCATGGCGTGGCGCAAGACGGCCGTGCTCTTGATCGGCGAACCGTCATCGCTGAAGGCGCGAACTCCGATCTCGCGGAGCTCGGACATCTCGACCAGCTCCTTGCCTTCCCGCCCGCGGGTGGCGGCCGCGATCACGTTGACGTCCACCGGCCAGCGGGCCGCGCGATCGAGCACCCACTGCACTCGTCCGGCGTCGTCCAGTGGAGGATTCGTATTCGGCATGCAGGCCAGGCCCGTGAAACCGCCGTTCATGGCCGCCTGACAGCCGCTGTCAATCGTCTCCGCCACTTCCCGGCCCGGTTCCCGCAGATGGACGTGCAAATCGAACCAGCCGGGTGTGATGATGTGACCCTTCAGATGAATTACATCCGTATCGGCCGGTACTTGAGAAGGCGTGGGGGCAAAGCGACCCTCGCGGATGTGAAGGTCCATCGTCTGATCAAGTCCCGCCCGCGGATCTACGACTCGTGCTCCCTGCAAAAACAGATTCACGGCGGGAGCAGGATGCTCGAAATCAGAATAAGAATGTCGCATGGTCGTGCTTATACCTTGGTTTCGCTGACGGGGGTGTGGGCGCCGGCCAACAGGTAGAGAACGGCCATGCGCGTGGCAACGCCGTTGGTCACCTGCTGCAGGATCACGGAGTGTTCACTGTCGGCCACGTCGGAGGTGATTTCCACTCCGCGGTTCATGGGCCCGGGATGAAGAATCGT
This sequence is a window from bacterium. Protein-coding genes within it:
- a CDS encoding dihydroorotase, with the protein product MRHSYSDFEHPAPAVNLFLQGARVVDPRAGLDQTMDLHIREGRFAPTPSQVPADTDVIHLKGHIITPGWFDLHVHLREPGREVAETIDSGCQAAMNGGFTGLACMPNTNPPLDDAGRVQWVLDRAARWPVDVNVIAAATRGREGKELVEMSELREIGVRAFSDDGSPIKSTAVLRHAMEYAHMLGARVFEHADDASLSEGGVINEGEWSTRLGMSGMPSVAETTDVMRCILLAEYTGAPIHICHVSTRESVEWIRWAKGRGLPVTAEVTSHHLLLIDEHCREFDTDFKMNPPLRSEADREACRQGLADGTLDAYCTDHAPHTWEAKMQEFDLAPFGIVGLETALGLAFTHLIPGVVSLEKMLERVAYAPREILGIPLPKIATGEKADLTIIHPTVAWTVDPATFKSKSRNTPFKGWPLTGRARGIVSKGSAVIREV